One region of Zingiber officinale cultivar Zhangliang chromosome 7B, Zo_v1.1, whole genome shotgun sequence genomic DNA includes:
- the LOC122005596 gene encoding syntaxin-32-like, with product MNSRAGQTSYRDRTHEFVKAVENCKKSFSSTLNGPSSSTAPNLEGPKSAASIQSEFSRRASQIGLGIHQTSQKLAKLAKLAKRTSVFDDPAIEIQELTSVIKKDITALNSVVVDLQLLCNLQNESGNMSRDTTNHSTTVVNNLKNRLMSTTKEFKEVLTMRTENLKVHESRRQLFSSSASKEAANPFLRQQPLVSKGSNESPAPPAPWENDSTSSSPLFPRRKPIGDPSSTQPLIPQQQQQQQMVAIQDSYMQSRAEALQSVESTIHELSNIFTQLATMVSQQGELAIRIDENMDDTLANVEGAQGQLLKYLNSISSNRWLMIKIFFVLMVFLMIFLFFVA from the exons ATGAATTCTAGGGCGGGGCAAACTTCATATCGTGATCGGACGCATGAGTTCGTTAAGGCTGTTGAGAATTGCAAGAAGTCCTTCTCGTCGACTCTAAATGGGCCGAGCAGCAGCACTGCGCCTAACTTGGAAGGACCTAAATCAGCAGCCTCCATCCAGTCGGAGTTCAGCAGGAGGGCTTCGCAAATTGGACTTGGTATCCATCAGACTTCACAGAAACTTGCTAAGCTTGCGAAAT TGGCAAAAAGGACATCAGTTTTTGATGACCCTGCTATAGAGATTCAAGAATTAACCTCAGTTATCAAGAAGGATATTACTGCTTTAAATAGCGTAGTTGTAGACCTGCAACTCCTTTGTAACTTGCAGAATGAAAGTGGCAATATGTCCAGGGATACTACCAATCACTCTACTACTGTTGTTAATAACTTAAAGAATCGTTTGATGAGCACTACAAAGGAGTTCAAGGAAGTATTAACCATGAGAACTGAG AATTTGAAGGTTCATGAGAGTAGAAGGCAGCTGTTTTCTTCATCAGCATCAAAGGAAGCAGCAAATCCTTTCCTTAGACAGCAACCCCTTGTTTCTAAAGGAAGTAATGAGTCTCCTGCTCCCCCAGCACCATGGGAAAATGACTCAACATCTTCATCTCCTTTGTTTCCAAG GAGGAAACCAATTGGGGACCCATCATCTACACAGCCTTTAATTCCAcagcagcaacagcaacaacaaatGGTTGCAATACAGGATAGTTACATGCAGAGTAGAGCGGAAGCTCTTCAAAGTGTTGAGTCAACAATTCATGAGCTGAGTAATATTTTTACACAACTAGCTACTATGGTTTCACAGCAGGGAGAGCTAGCAATCAg GATTGATGAGAACATGGATGACACGTTAGCCAATGTGGAAGGAGCACAAGGTCAACTGCTTAAGTACCTCAACAGCATATCCTCTAATAGGTGGCTGATGATCAAGATATTCTTTGTTCTTATGGTTTTCCTTATGATCTTTCTCTTTTTTGTTGCATAA